The following are from one region of the Ignavibacteriales bacterium genome:
- a CDS encoding Ig-like domain-containing protein, producing the protein MKFLYKLLFIKFVLISSLFAQVTGLSGWNIFLDPGHSQNENMGVYNLSEAKKNLRVAIYLRDLLLNTTDIDTVYLSRTNDQESVGLSQRSSLANQLNTQWYHSIHSDAGDPNSTNTLLLWGMYYNGTEKVPNGGMAMSDIMVKLLTDAMRCKTSGSIGDCHFYGACTQDWIGPYLHVNRETIMPSELSEAGYHTNPGQNQLNMNAEYKKLQAYSLYWSILDYHKIARPQVGICAGIISDLESGLAINGAVIKIGDKIYTTDTYESVFKNYSNDPTQLRNGFYFVESLPNDSVLVEVQADGYINSSTKVYIKNDFFTFKDIKLVSFTPPVVLSVIPAADSIYPGKDNIIIQFSRPMNTSSVESSLTMQPSGFISFVWSDGDKKLTIKTDSLKYNLNYSFTVSGNSTDKYDHPFDGNIDGIGGDDFSFSVTTKVQDSFPPVIIDVRPASTDMEIEAQPIISVSFNEPLSTAGLSGKIKIVKSSDQSTVAGVLKYFVVGEKSVLQFFPTSELLRGEAYEIIVSPNVSDVYGNEIQSESKFIFKPAWYFMGSTIIENFDGAFLTNWWQPQQSGTTSGILTSETNFNADKKIFNYVTKSTQSMCFNYGWDTSANEWIIREYLSGGTPKSVQFDSFGNFLQVYVFGDGNGNKVRFCVNDNVGGATSTYEVSKWYKVDWIGWKLIQWNLTQDSLGTWIGNGSLDGKLRFDSFQMTYTPGSTNTGTYYFDDLRIVKKAWTGVDDNELALPSKFLLKQNYPNPFNPTTIIRYQLPENSFITLKIFDVLGREVSTLVEGNKQAGSYSISFEANSLPSGIYIYQLKAEKFSDSKKMLLIR; encoded by the coding sequence ATGAAGTTTTTATATAAATTATTGTTTATCAAATTTGTTCTGATTAGTTCCTTATTTGCACAGGTAACAGGTTTGAGCGGCTGGAATATCTTTTTGGATCCTGGACACAGCCAGAATGAAAATATGGGTGTTTATAATCTTTCGGAAGCAAAAAAGAATCTTAGAGTGGCGATTTATCTCCGCGATTTATTATTAAATACAACTGATATTGACACAGTTTATTTATCGCGCACAAACGATCAGGAGAGTGTTGGTTTAAGTCAAAGATCAAGCTTAGCAAATCAGCTAAATACACAATGGTACCATTCAATCCATAGCGATGCAGGAGATCCTAATTCTACAAATACACTTTTATTATGGGGCATGTATTACAACGGAACGGAAAAAGTTCCTAATGGTGGAATGGCAATGAGTGATATTATGGTAAAACTACTTACAGATGCCATGCGATGTAAAACATCCGGTTCGATTGGTGATTGTCATTTTTATGGTGCGTGTACACAAGATTGGATTGGTCCATATCTCCACGTAAACAGAGAAACAATCATGCCTTCGGAATTAAGTGAAGCCGGTTATCATACAAATCCAGGGCAGAACCAACTTAATATGAATGCTGAATACAAGAAACTTCAAGCTTATTCTTTGTACTGGTCAATCCTTGATTACCATAAAATAGCCCGTCCACAAGTGGGCATCTGTGCTGGAATAATTTCTGACCTTGAATCAGGATTGGCAATAAACGGTGCCGTTATAAAGATTGGCGATAAAATTTACACAACTGATACCTACGAATCGGTTTTTAAAAATTATAGTAATGATCCAACTCAATTAAGAAATGGTTTTTACTTTGTTGAAAGTTTGCCAAACGATTCAGTTCTGGTAGAAGTTCAGGCAGATGGTTACATTAATTCTTCTACAAAAGTTTATATCAAAAACGATTTTTTTACCTTCAAAGATATCAAGCTGGTATCATTCACTCCACCTGTGGTTTTATCGGTTATACCTGCGGCTGACTCAATCTACCCCGGTAAGGATAACATAATAATTCAATTTAGTCGCCCAATGAACACATCATCTGTTGAAAGCAGTTTAACGATGCAGCCTTCTGGTTTCATTTCATTTGTATGGAGCGATGGAGATAAAAAATTAACAATTAAAACTGACAGTCTGAAATACAATTTAAACTATTCGTTTACTGTTTCTGGAAATTCTACTGATAAATATGATCATCCTTTTGATGGAAACATTGATGGAATAGGTGGAGATGATTTTTCATTTTCGGTTACAACAAAAGTTCAGGATAGTTTTCCACCAGTAATTATTGATGTTCGACCAGCATCCACCGATATGGAAATTGAAGCACAACCGATCATTTCCGTTTCTTTTAATGAACCACTTAGTACAGCAGGATTATCCGGCAAGATAAAAATTGTTAAAAGTTCCGATCAATCAACAGTAGCCGGAGTGTTAAAATATTTCGTGGTTGGCGAAAAAAGTGTGCTTCAATTTTTCCCGACTTCCGAATTACTACGGGGTGAAGCTTATGAAATAATCGTTTCTCCAAATGTTAGTGATGTATATGGAAATGAAATTCAGAGTGAAAGTAAATTTATTTTTAAACCTGCCTGGTATTTTATGGGTTCAACAATAATTGAAAACTTTGACGGTGCTTTTCTTACAAATTGGTGGCAGCCTCAGCAAAGCGGCACCACAAGTGGAATTCTAACATCGGAAACTAACTTCAATGCCGATAAAAAAATATTTAACTATGTAACCAAAAGTACCCAAAGCATGTGCTTTAATTATGGATGGGACACTTCTGCAAATGAATGGATAATCCGTGAATATCTATCTGGTGGGACACCTAAAAGTGTTCAATTCGATTCGTTCGGCAATTTCTTACAGGTTTATGTTTTTGGTGATGGAAATGGAAATAAAGTTAGATTTTGCGTGAATGATAATGTTGGTGGCGCAACCAGTACATATGAAGTTAGCAAATGGTACAAAGTTGATTGGATCGGCTGGAAATTAATCCAATGGAATTTAACTCAGGATTCTCTGGGAACCTGGATTGGCAACGGTAGTTTGGATGGAAAGTTGAGGTTTGATAGTTTCCAAATGACTTATACTCCAGGCAGCACAAATACCGGCACATATTATTTTGATGATTTGAGAATAGTAAAAAAGGCATGGACAGGTGTTGATGATAATGAATTAGCTTTACCATCAAAATTTTTATTAAAGCAGAATTATCCAAATCCATTTAATCCAACTACGATTATCAGGTATCAGCTGCCGGAAAATTCATTTATAACATTAAAGATTTTCGACGTATTGGGGAGGGAAGTATCAACTTTGGTTGAAGGAAATAAGCAAGCAGGAAGTTATAGTATTAGCTTTGAAGCTAATTCGTTACCGAGTGGAATTTACATTTATCAATTGAAGGCGGAAAAATTTTCTGATAGTAAAAAAATGTTGTTGATCCGGTAA